In Neovison vison isolate M4711 chromosome 11, ASM_NN_V1, whole genome shotgun sequence, one genomic interval encodes:
- the LOC122889700 gene encoding L-threonine 3-dehydrogenase, mitochondrial: MLGTRMLRQVMGQMLGSPACGCWTAAPPLRFLGTSPRQIPADVNFHSASFSGTDQPRVLITGGLGQLGVGLANFLRKRFGKDNVILSDIRKPPDHIFHSGPFIYSDILDYKNLREIVVNNRITWLFHYSALLSAVGEANVSLARAVNITGLHNILDVAAEHSLRLFVPSTIGAFGPTSPRNPTPDLCVQRPRTIYGVSKVHAELMGEYYHYRYGLDFRCLRYPGIISADSQPGGGTTDYAVQIFHDALKNGKFECNLKPSTRLPMMYIDDCLRATLEVMEAPAESLSMRTYNVNAMSFTPEDLAQEVLKHIPEFQITYNVDSVRQAIADSWPMNFDDSNARKDWGWKHEFDLPELVTTMLNFHGSDTRVAHAN; this comes from the exons ATGCTGGGCACTAGGATGCTGCGGCAGGTCATGGGCCAGATGCTGGGGAGCCCAGCCTGTGGCTGCTGGACAGCTGCCCCGCCGCTCCGGTTTCTGGGCACCTCCCCTCGGCAGATTCCAGCAGATGTCAACTTtcactctgcctccttctctggaaCAGACCAGCCACGTGTCCTAATTACag GGGGTCTTGGCCAGCTTGGAGTAGGGCTTGCTAACTTTTTGAG GAAACGATTTGGGAAGGACAATGTGATTTTGTCTGACATAAGGAAACCCCCCGATCACATCTTCCACAGTG GCCCATTTATTTATTCCGACATTCTGGATTACAAGAATCTTCGGGAGATCGTGGTAAACAACCGCATTACCTGGTTGTTTCATTATAGCGCTCTGCTCAGTGCGGTCGGGGAAGCGAATGTGTCCTTGGCCAGGGCCGTCAATATCACTG GATTGCATAACATCCTGGATGTCGCCGCAGAGCACAGTTTGCGATTGTTCGTGCCTAGCACGATCGGAGCTTTTGGCCCTACTTCTCCCCGGAATCCAACTCCCGATCTCTGTGTGCAGAGGCCCAGGACCATCTACGGGGTGTCCAAGGTCCACGCCGAGCTCATGGGAGAA tATTACCATTACCGTTACGGGTTAGATTTCCGATGCTTGAGATATCCTGGAATTATTTCAGCAGACTCCCAGCCTGGAGGAGGAACAACTG ATTATGCAGTCCAGATCTTCCACGATGCCCTAAAGAATGGCAAATTTGAGTGCAACCTGAAACCCAGCACGAGGCTCCCAATGATGTATATTGATGACTGCCTCAGGGCCACTCTGGAAGTCATGGAGGCTCCGGCAGAGTCCCTCTCCATGAGGACCTACAATGTCAATGCCATGAGCTTCACCCCTGAGGACCTGGCCCAGGAGGTTCTCAAGCACATACCAGAATTCCAGATCACGTACAACGTGGATTCTGTTCGACAGGCCATAG CGGATAGTTGGCCGATGAACTTTGATGACAGCAATGCTCGGAAGGACTGGGGGTGGAAACACGAATTTGATCTTCCAGAGTTGGTGACAACGATGTTGAACTTCCATGGTTCTGATACTAGAGTTGCCCATGCCAACTGA